One Sporosarcina sp. FSL W8-0480 genomic window, TGCTACATATGCACCTTTTCCATCACGTCTTCATCCATCGATTGTAAAGGCTCTAACAGAGAAGGGAATCGAAAAACTTTACAGCCACCAACGTGAAGCGTTCGATCTTGCTAACTCAGGTAACTCGATAACTGCTGTCACACCGACCGCCTCTGGTAAATCTTTATGCTATCATCTACCGGTTCTTCAAAGTATTTTGGAGGATGATTCATCACGCGCTCTTTATTTATTTCCGACGAAAGCGTTGGCGCAGGATCAGTTGGCGGATTTACACGGACTGATTGAGGCAAGTGGAGAGACAATCCTGAGTTATACGTATGATGGAGATACAGCACCTGGGTTAAGGACAAAAGTCCGAAAGTCCGGCCATATCGTTTTGACGAATCCGGACATGCTACACTCGGGGATTTTACCACATCACACGAAATGGGTTTCACTTTTCGAAAACCTGAAGTATATCATCATTGATGAACTGCATACGTATAAAGGGGTATTCGGAAGCCATGTCGCGCATGTGTTAAGAAGGTTGAAACGGATATGTAATTATTACGGCTGCAATCCTACTTTCATATGTACTTCCGCAACAATTGCCAATCCGAAAGAGTTGGCTGAAACATTGACGGGTACAGAAATGGAACTTATCTCGAATAACGGTGCTCCCGCTGGGGTGAAGCATTTTGTTTTCTATAACCCTCCAGTCGTTCATAAAACATTCGGGATTAGAAGAAGTGCCATTCTTGAAGTACGGGATATCGCTTCCTTCCTTTATCGTGAAGGCATTCAAACAATCATCTTTGCAAAAAGTAGGGTACGTGTTGAGATGCTCGTAACCTATATGAAAGAATTAACAAAGAAAAAGCTATTCGACGAAACAATTATGGGATACAGAGGCGGTTATTTGCCTTCGGAACGCAGGAAAATCGAAAAACGATTACGCGAAGGTGATATCAGAACAGTTGTCAGTACAAATGCGCTTGAATTAGGCATCGATATTGGACAACTTCAAGCATGCATCATGACTGGCTACCCCGGAAATATCGCAAGCGCCTTTCAGCAAGCGGGAAGAGCAGGGAGGAGGCAAGATGATGCGTTGATCATTTATGTCGCTCAATCTATGGCACTCGACCAATACATTATCCAACATCCAGACTACTTATTGGGACAAACTCCTGAAGAAGCTCGGATTCACCCGGATAATATGCTTATTTTGATGGATCATTTGAAATGTGCGTCCTTTGAACTGCCATTTACTATGACAGAAACCTATGGCGAATTCGAAGTGCAGGAACTGCTTGCGTTTTTAGAAAGTGAAGGTGTCCTTGTCAGAACTTCAGACAAATGGCATTGGATGACAGATAGATTTCCCGCAAGCGAAATCAGTTTACGTTCCGCTTCACAGGAAAATGTCGTCATTATCGATAAAACGATTCCAAAAGGGACGGTCGTAATAGGGGAGATGGATCGCTATAGCGCGATGACCCTATTGCATGAAGAAGCGATTTATATCCATCAAGGGAAGCAGTACCAGGTGGAGATGTTGGATTGGGAAGAGAAGAAGGCATATGTAACGGAAGTGGATGTCGATTACTATACGGACGCGAACCTGGCGGTGGAGTTGAAAGTCATCAGCGAGGATGAAAGAGAGCAATTAGGAGAAGCGACAACAGCTTTCGGCGATATTGCAGTATTGGCCATCCCGACGATATTCAAAAAAATCCGTTTCGATACACATGATAATATCGGATCTGGCCCTATCACTCTACCAGCAGAAGAATTGCATACCTCCTCAACCTGGTATACATTCGACACACCTGAAGGCTGGAAGGAATCCGACTTGACTGATGCACTGACAGGGGCTGCATATGCGATTCAATCGTTCATTCCGCTATTTGTCCGCTGCGATCGAACAGATATCCATGTAGTGCCGCAAGTAAAGGCGATCCATACGGGCAAACCAACAATCTTCATTTATGATAGTTACCCGGGAGGAATCGGGTTAAGCGAGAAGCTTTATGGTAGGTGGAAAGAGCTGATCGACAGAACAGCAAAACATGTCGCAGGCTGCGTCTGTGAATATGGCTGTCCGATTTGTATTGGAGCCCAGGAAGAAGGCGTGAAAACAGCTAAACGGCAAGTTAGTACGTTGTTAAAGAAATTGGTGCAATAAATGTATGGGGTTAAAAGGGGGAATTGGGATGTCCTATGAAGCCAAATTGATGCAGATGAAGAAGCTTCTGAAAAAGAAACCTGCCTCATCGAATGAAATGTCGGAGGAACCTAAACGAAAAAGACCACCTTCTCCACCCTATGAAGAAAAATGGCTCGCGGCTGGCCTTACAAAAGAGGCAAACGAATATGGAATTGTTTACAAACGTGTAGTTACATACGGACCGGAACATTTTCATGGAAATTATAAACTATCTGGATTATTGGGTACTGTAGAAAGTTGGCGAGAGGCGAATGAAATTCATCCACTCGCTCCAGATTTGTCCCGCCCCCTTGTTTTCTTCGATACAGAAACTACCGGACTAAAGGGAGCGGGAACACTAATTTTCCTGATGGGCTTTATCGAATACACCGAAACAAAATTCACGTTAACCCAATATGTATTACCCGGACCTGATCACGAGGCTGCTTTCCTTTATGCATCGAACTTCTGGAAAACCCCTATGTCGGTTGTCATGTATAATGGGAAGAGCTTTGACATGCCTCAAGTTGAGACAAGATGGACGTTGAATCGGGATATCCTGCCACCTTTATTGAAACATACAGAAATCGATCTGCTGCATGGCTCGAAACGGATCTGGAAAAACGAAATGGATACATTCAAACTAACTGCTGTCGAAGAAGAACAGTTAGGTTTTTTCCGCGAAGGAGACATCCCGGGATACATGGCCCCAATCATTTATCAAGACGCAGTAAAAAACGGACGTGCAGAAATGCTGATGAAAGTTCTTATGCATAATGAATGGGATATCCTCTCACTTGTTACATTATATATTCGATCGACAGATCTCCTTCTTAAAGAACAACAATCGTTTTCGGCTAACGCTCAAACAAATATCGGAAAATGGTATCGAGATTTAAAATCTTTTGACCGTAGCAAAAAGATTCTTGGCGATGTCATTGCCGAATTCGGGGTTGAGGAACCGATGGCGCATTTCCATATTGGCTTCATCCTTAAAAAAGAGAATCGGCATACCGAGGCGATTAACTCGTTTAAAATTGCCGCCGACGGTATTGATGGAAGAGAAAGAATTATAGCTTTTGAGGAATTGGCGAAGCTGTATGAGCATAAGGTAAAAGAGCCTGAAATGGCATTACGTTATACAAGGAAGGCGATTGAAACACTGAACAATAATTCCGACTTGCCAGAACGTTTCAAAATACGTATGGGAAATGATTTCGGTTACAGGGAAATAAGATTGCGAAAGAAGCTATTTCCCGGGTAAGCGCATCAAACGACAAAAACCGTCGTCCAACGCCGAAAATAAAAGACAAGATTGTACAAAATATGCTATACTTGCGGTACGTAAACATAGATGGAAGGACGTTATTTAATGGAAATAAAACTCGACTCCAAAACAATTCTTGAAAAAGAGTTCAAAACGGGTCTCCGCGGATACAATCAGGAAGATGTTGATTTATTCCTTGATACAGTCATTCAGGATTATGAAGCATTCAAAAAAACAATTTCCGAATTGCGAATGGAAAATGAAAGATTGAAAGATGAACTCGCTTCACAAGCTAAACGACCAGCCGCTACGAATACCAATACAACTAACTTTGACTTGTTAAAGCGGATTTCGAATTTAGAAAAGCATGTTTTTGGTAGTAAACTATACGACTACGAGTGAACATATTGCAAAGAAATGCAATAAATAAATCAATTGATATTTAATGAAAAAAGCTGTATACTGTTGAGACCATAGTGTGAATTCAGGTAATCGCTGCAACGTATGTTGTAGAGGAAAGTCCATGCTCGCACGGTTCTGAGATGACCGTAGTGTTCGTGCTCGGCGAAAAAATAAGCCGTGGCTTTGTGCATAGCACATTGACGGCGGGGATAAATCCTAAGTTCGTCTAACGAATATGGATGAGGTCCCCTGAAAAGTGCCACAGTGACGTAGCTTACCCGGAAACGGATAAGGTGGAACGCGGTAAACCCCACGAGCGAGAAACCCAAATTATGGTAGGGGCACTCTTCTGAAGGAAATGAACGGATGAAGGGACAGACATTAGTCTGTAGATAGATGATTACCACCCTAAGTACGAGGCGCAAGCCGTTTGAGTACACGGGAACAAAACATGGCTTATCGAATTTACAATGGTTTAATAGTGCAATCAATGCTCTCCGTACGCATGGAGAGCATTTCTTCATTAACAGGGAAATTATTTGATAAAACTTACACAGACTATATAAGTATATAGCAACTGTCTTACATACGTTATGAATTGGAGTTGACATGATTGGCTAATTATAAATTGGTAGCTACGTCTGCGATGGGCCTTGAGTCAATTGTTGCAGACGAAGTGAAGGAACTTGGTTTCCAAACACAAACAGAAAACGGGAAAATCTACTTTGAAGGCGACGAGACAGCAATCGCAAAAACAAATATGTGGCTTCGTGTCGCTGACCGCGTACGCGTCATCGTTGGCGAATTCCACGCAACCACATTCGACGACCTATTCGAACAAACAAAAGCACTTCCATGGGAACAATACCTACCTGTCGACGCAAACTTTCCGGTAGCCGGCAAATCAGTCAAATCCACACTCTACAGTGTCCCTGACTGCCAGGCAATTGTTAAAAAAGCGATTGTCGAACGGTTAAAAACAGCCTATCGCAGAATCGGATTTTTGGACGAATCGGGTCCATTATTCAAACTTGAAGTATCAATTTTAAAAGATAAGGTCACTTTAACAATTGATTCGAGTGGAGCTGGCTTGCATAAGCGCGGTTACCGTCTCGGACAAGGCGATGCTCCTCTGAAAGAAACACTGGCAGCTGCCCTCGTCAAATTGACTCGTTGGAATCCTGATCGACCATTTGTTGACCCATTCTGTGGATCGGGCACAATTCCGATTGAAGCGGCGATGATTGGCCAGAATATTGCACCGGGCTATAATCGTGAATTCAGCAGCGAACATTGGCCTTGGATGAATTCTACAATTTGGGATCAGATTCGGGAAGAAGCTGAAGACCTTGCAAAATACGATCAGCCACTGGATATTAAAGGATTTGATGTCGATGCAAGAATGGTGAAAGTTGCCCAGCAAAATGCTGTCGAAGCAGGTTTTATGGATTTGATCCAATTCGAACAACGAGACATCAAAGATTTATCGGTTGAAGGTTTGAACGGGGTTCTTGTCGGAAATCCTCCTTATGGAGAACGGTTGGGGGAAATTGAAGAAGCAGAGGAACTTACAAAGATCATGGGCCATATTATGGATAAGTATCCTTCATGGTCCGTTTACATGCTATCCTCCTTGGAAAACTTCGAAACGATGTACGGTAAAAAAGCGACGAAGAAACGAAAATTATTCAATGGATTTATCCGGACGGACTTCTATCAATTTTGGGGTCAGCGGAAATAGGATTTAGTTAACGGAAGAGGACGCCCTCTTCCGTTTCCATGTGTAAAGAAAGGGGAAGCGCAGATGAAAAGAAAAATGCCATTTTCATTGTCAAAAGAGAAATCATTCTACGAATCCTTGAATGACTGGATTGGTGATACATTATATGACGATCTGACTGAAAAAGGGTTTGAATGCAGGGATGAACAGATCTATATGGCATTCCAAATTGAAAAAGCGCTGAAAGAGAAGAAAATTCTCCTTGCTGAAGCGGGAGTCGGAACCGGGAAAACGATTGCGTATTTATTGCCAGCCATTGCTTATGCGAGATATACAGGAAAGCCGGCTCTTATTTCTTGTGCAGACGAAACATTGATCGATCAGCTTGTTAAAGAAGAGGGCGATATCAAGAAAATCAGCGATGCTCTTCAAATCGATATCGATGTCCGTCTTGCGAAGGCGAGAGACCAATATCTATGCCTGAAAAGGTTGGAAGATGCAGTCGATGCAACATCTGAAGAGTATGCAGAAAACGTTCAAAGCAGTTTACCAGACTTTGTTCGTGGCAACCTTTCCATGCAATCCATTTCTCCGTATGGCGAAAGGTCCGATTACCCTGACATAAATGATGATCAATGGAAAACAATCAATTTCCATCCGATTCAACAATGTGCAGCTTGCGATGTGAGAAACAGATGTGGTCAAACAATCCATCGTAATCATTATCGAGATGCAGCTGATGTGATCATTTGTTCGCATGACTTCTATATGGAGCATATTTGGACGAAGGAATCAAGAAAGCGTCAAGGACAGCTCCCTTTGCTTCCAGATGTATCCATGATCGTTTTCGATGAAGGACATCTTCTTGAATATTCAGCTCAACGGGCACTCACATATGAAGTTCAAAACAATACATTGTTAAACTTGTTGGAACGTATAAGTGTTGATGGCATTCGGGAAGAGACACTTGTGTTAATGGAGCGATTGATCGATGTGCATGAAGAGTTTTTCCGACAACTTAGGTTGAATTCAAAAGGAAACGCCGAAGAGCGGAAAGCGATTAAAAAAACCTCAGACCTTCTCTCCATTGGAAAAGAAGCTATCGCGATTTCAACAGCTTTATTGGAGGAATTCGTTTTTGAAGGTGAACTTTATATTATTCCAGAATATGATCTAACAATGGTTGAGGAATACTTGGAACAATATATCTTCTCAATGGATTTATTCACTTCAGAAAGCGACGCTGTGGATTGGGCTGAAGAAGCCGAGGGCGAATTAACGCTCATCATTATGCCAAGACTTGTAACGGATATTTTAAAGGAAAAACTATTTTCCTCTAAGCTTCCAATTGTATTTTCGTCCGCGACTCTATCAGTCGGGCAAGATTTTACGTATTTACTGGATAGCCTTGGAATCGATGATTTTCTGTCTTTATCAGTTGAATCGCCTTTTGATTATGAAGAAGTGATGGACGTCATTGTTGCCGATCTTGAAGAAGGGGAAAAGGCTGATTATGTCCTCGATTTATTGAAAGAGAAGGAACAAACGCTTATTCTGTTTAAATCCGAACAATCGATGAAGGAATTCAAAGAGAAGATTGGAGATGGACA contains:
- a CDS encoding DEAD/DEAH box helicase, which translates into the protein MKQGSVREVVDHLLSNPELSPNISHYQKIPGKSATYAPFPSRLHPSIVKALTEKGIEKLYSHQREAFDLANSGNSITAVTPTASGKSLCYHLPVLQSILEDDSSRALYLFPTKALAQDQLADLHGLIEASGETILSYTYDGDTAPGLRTKVRKSGHIVLTNPDMLHSGILPHHTKWVSLFENLKYIIIDELHTYKGVFGSHVAHVLRRLKRICNYYGCNPTFICTSATIANPKELAETLTGTEMELISNNGAPAGVKHFVFYNPPVVHKTFGIRRSAILEVRDIASFLYREGIQTIIFAKSRVRVEMLVTYMKELTKKKLFDETIMGYRGGYLPSERRKIEKRLREGDIRTVVSTNALELGIDIGQLQACIMTGYPGNIASAFQQAGRAGRRQDDALIIYVAQSMALDQYIIQHPDYLLGQTPEEARIHPDNMLILMDHLKCASFELPFTMTETYGEFEVQELLAFLESEGVLVRTSDKWHWMTDRFPASEISLRSASQENVVIIDKTIPKGTVVIGEMDRYSAMTLLHEEAIYIHQGKQYQVEMLDWEEKKAYVTEVDVDYYTDANLAVELKVISEDEREQLGEATTAFGDIAVLAIPTIFKKIRFDTHDNIGSGPITLPAEELHTSSTWYTFDTPEGWKESDLTDALTGAAYAIQSFIPLFVRCDRTDIHVVPQVKAIHTGKPTIFIYDSYPGGIGLSEKLYGRWKELIDRTAKHVAGCVCEYGCPICIGAQEEGVKTAKRQVSTLLKKLVQ
- a CDS encoding ribonuclease H-like domain-containing protein encodes the protein MSYEAKLMQMKKLLKKKPASSNEMSEEPKRKRPPSPPYEEKWLAAGLTKEANEYGIVYKRVVTYGPEHFHGNYKLSGLLGTVESWREANEIHPLAPDLSRPLVFFDTETTGLKGAGTLIFLMGFIEYTETKFTLTQYVLPGPDHEAAFLYASNFWKTPMSVVMYNGKSFDMPQVETRWTLNRDILPPLLKHTEIDLLHGSKRIWKNEMDTFKLTAVEEEQLGFFREGDIPGYMAPIIYQDAVKNGRAEMLMKVLMHNEWDILSLVTLYIRSTDLLLKEQQSFSANAQTNIGKWYRDLKSFDRSKKILGDVIAEFGVEEPMAHFHIGFILKKENRHTEAINSFKIAADGIDGRERIIAFEELAKLYEHKVKEPEMALRYTRKAIETLNNNSDLPERFKIRMGNDFGYREIRLRKKLFPG
- the gpsB gene encoding cell division regulator GpsB: MEIKLDSKTILEKEFKTGLRGYNQEDVDLFLDTVIQDYEAFKKTISELRMENERLKDELASQAKRPAATNTNTTNFDLLKRISNLEKHVFGSKLYDYE
- a CDS encoding class I SAM-dependent RNA methyltransferase, with the protein product MANYKLVATSAMGLESIVADEVKELGFQTQTENGKIYFEGDETAIAKTNMWLRVADRVRVIVGEFHATTFDDLFEQTKALPWEQYLPVDANFPVAGKSVKSTLYSVPDCQAIVKKAIVERLKTAYRRIGFLDESGPLFKLEVSILKDKVTLTIDSSGAGLHKRGYRLGQGDAPLKETLAAALVKLTRWNPDRPFVDPFCGSGTIPIEAAMIGQNIAPGYNREFSSEHWPWMNSTIWDQIREEAEDLAKYDQPLDIKGFDVDARMVKVAQQNAVEAGFMDLIQFEQRDIKDLSVEGLNGVLVGNPPYGERLGEIEEAEELTKIMGHIMDKYPSWSVYMLSSLENFETMYGKKATKKRKLFNGFIRTDFYQFWGQRK
- a CDS encoding ATP-dependent DNA helicase, with protein sequence MKRKMPFSLSKEKSFYESLNDWIGDTLYDDLTEKGFECRDEQIYMAFQIEKALKEKKILLAEAGVGTGKTIAYLLPAIAYARYTGKPALISCADETLIDQLVKEEGDIKKISDALQIDIDVRLAKARDQYLCLKRLEDAVDATSEEYAENVQSSLPDFVRGNLSMQSISPYGERSDYPDINDDQWKTINFHPIQQCAACDVRNRCGQTIHRNHYRDAADVIICSHDFYMEHIWTKESRKRQGQLPLLPDVSMIVFDEGHLLEYSAQRALTYEVQNNTLLNLLERISVDGIREETLVLMERLIDVHEEFFRQLRLNSKGNAEERKAIKKTSDLLSIGKEAIAISTALLEEFVFEGELYIIPEYDLTMVEEYLEQYIFSMDLFTSESDAVDWAEEAEGELTLIIMPRLVTDILKEKLFSSKLPIVFSSATLSVGQDFTYLLDSLGIDDFLSLSVESPFDYEEVMDVIVADLEEGEKADYVLDLLKEKEQTLILFKSEQSMKEFKEKIGDGQKEIAFEGERELSSMIRDFQSKDISVLCSYHLWEGLDVPNDALTRVIIYDLPFPPQDPLFDARRKHAEHPFKEVDLPFMLLRLRQGAGRLIRTSDDYGSIHIPLEGQDKEMKDVISGIFPVKIQTTIKK